The DNA region TCACATTGGGTAAAAAAATCTTTTCTCCAACAGGTGCATATTGTTCTAGAAATTCGGTGCCTAATGGAAATCCCAACTTCTCAGCGTCCACTTTTAAGAGCCgctttgccttgccttggAGAAGgctaaaaaaaaataaaaaaaaattactaaaaaaaaaattaaaataaaataaaaagtcGAGTGAGTGTCGCGGGTGGGAGGTTTGTTGGGTTGGCGTCATTGCTGGCTAATTATTAGTCAAGTTTCCTTGGATGTCACTCTCCATGTCAGCCCTTTTGACTAATAGGTATGCGGGTTGCATACCCACTCTTCTTTTGGTGTAAATGGAAATGTAGAGAAATGCCATTTTCTGACCGAACCAGCCTTTCGTCTCGGTATTTACGACCTGGGCAAAATGGCGGGGtgaagttttttttttcgggcAGAAGCACTGCAGAATGCAGTGCCGTATCAAGGGATGCTTGGATGGTGCGGAGCGGGTTTCACACaaggctttttttttttctacgCCGCAGCTGTTGGTTGGAGTTTGTTTGGTCTGAAATTTCTCCTTGTCTAGACTCATCCACTGGCAGAGGACATGTCTCTCAGCCTTGCAAAACTTTGTTGACTGTCCCGAGTGAGACAGTCCACACCAGCACCGGTACTCAGCAGTCCGAGTGCGATGAATATAAGCCTACTTACAGACGTAGGCAGGTTACGCGTGGTGATATATTTTGGGCCCATCAGAGACACATAAACAGGTGTGGTAGTACTGCTTATCCTACATCATGAGTGTCTTCCacgtcccccccccccaaacgGATAGGTACATTACatggaggcggcggtggtggtaggcgAGGCGGCGGACGTCGTGTACGTTGATACATCACATTCTCTTTTTCCATCCCACTATCTCGTGTTGCGAGCAGGTGCCATACTCTTTCATGTTTGTGTTCACGAGATACAAAGCGCCAAAAACCACATCCCAACTTTGTTGTTCGTGAGTATGTGACCATCTTGAgcgtgggggttgttgtcaCACGGGCAAGCAGAGCAAGAGTGGGCAGAAATGGAGTTCTGTCTTGTCGAGTTTCTTTTAAAAATAGTCAACTTTAGAGGCCAGAAGGGATCAGATAAATTCAAGGATTGCAAATCACAGTGGTCCCAAGGTCTGGAAAGACAGAAAGTGCTACAAAGTGCAAAATACTAATAGCGTTTACCATGTTCGCTGACCTCCTTGGAGATAACAGCAGAATCATATATAATATGTATGAGCGAAGTCAAGTCTATCCGTCCGTCCGtccagaaacaaaaaggaaGTGGTGATGTCTATAACCCGCCTCGAAAAAACAAGTTCCGCCATAGAAAAAcatcaagaaaaaaaaacaaaaccgcGTGTGCCCATGTGTCCAGATCCCACCACGGCGAAGCCAAAACGCTCAACTTTTGGTCGCTATTAATGCTTCGAGTACCCGTAACCTTTCCTCTTCCATCCAAAGAGAAACCTGCCCAAACGCCCCGTAGTATATCCTCTATAGTCCCGGGTTTGTTCGTTGTCGTCATATCATGTCGTTAAGAGACTGCAAACTTTAACAAAGTTGTACAATTCACTCGCCCTTCCGTGGTCACACTCGTTACAAGAAATCTCCAGCAACGCTGTTGGCGGTCGAGTTTCTGCCACTGAGGCTGTAGCCATCACTTGGCGTGAGCATGTCGCTGACACTCATCCTTGGAAGTGGAAGTTTGCGAGCTCCATCTGGACGGTTGATCACGTCGGTCAAGGAAATGCCGCTGCGAGATGGCGCTTGCGCGATTGGCTGCGAGAACTGCTGACCTTCGGGTTGCGGCTCAAGGGGAGCAAGCGCTGGAACTTGGCTATGCAAAGAAAGATTGCGAAACGGCGCGAGCTCGGTTCCAAACGGCCGGAGACGCGGAGAGTGGGCAGGCGTGGCAAGTGGTGTGTGGTCGGGAGTTGGCGAGAGTGAATTGTGAGAAAAcgtgggagaagaaggagcggTGGAGTTAGGCGAGTTGGGTCTCGACCTCTTAGCGTGTCTGTAATTGTGATAatggtcgtcgtcatcgtggGAGTGAGTGGGCCGAGAAATATGGTAGGCATGCAGCGAAGGGCCGGCCATCAGGGGATTCCTTGATGTGGCAATGCCGTTGCCGTAGAAGTGAGCATGTCTTGAGCCGTAAGGGGCCATCTTGTCCCGCTCGACTTGACCAACAGCTCTCGCCAGCATCTGAATGTCGGGACCGCTCTGGCTACCAAGAGCATTGCGGTGGTATGGGCTCAGCGTAGGCTGAGGGGAGAAGTTGTACGAGTGGTAATGAGGAGGCGAGACATTGGGAGAAGAGATCGCGGTCGGGGGAGCCGAGCGAATCGTCTTGGGCTGCGGTGGAGGCATGACATCAGGCTGCAGTCTGTGAACCAGACCAGCGTGCTGATGTCCCTTGTTCCCTCTCCtggagttggggttgttgtgtaTCCTCGAGTGCCTCGTTAGTTCATCTGAGCGCGAGAACCTCTTGCTGCAGCCTGGGTGATGGCAGGCGTGTGGCTTCTCGCCCGTGTGCGTCCGGATGTGACGGGTCTGGTGCTCAAGGCGGTGGAAAGCCTTGTCACACATGGTGCATTTGTAAGGACGGGGGAGCTCATTCGTGCTGTCAGCCGACTGAGCGCCCGTGGGCAAAGGCCCATTTGGACGGAGCAATCCAACAGACATCTCGACGTCGACGGCGGGAGTCTGCGTTTGCGTTTGCGTTTGCGTCTGCCGTTGGGGAGAAAGCTGGTCCCTCTCTGTTGTTGTCTCCGGGTTCAGTAGACTGGAAAAGTCCACTGCAGATTGCGTTCGTTGCATGTGATCGGTCGCCCTTGTGCTGGGACTCTGTTTAACCCCTACTCGGTCGTATAGTTGTCCCAGTTGTCTTCCAATTGAGCTGCACAAAATGCATGCAGCCGGCGACGGACAAGATcgaagggggaaaaaagtGTCGGTCAACGCTCTCAGCCCCTTTGGGGTTCCAGACGTTCCTCGTTTCTTTGCAAAAGTTGGGACGAGATGAATAGGGCGGCCCGTtgggttggagttggagttAAGGTTTTGCTGGCGTGCGGGTTGACGACTGGGTCTGGGGATGTGGTGCGGGCGCTGTTGGGGAAAAGCTTTTAATGTAGCATGGGAAATCTGAAGTAGCAAGCAGGAGCAATGAGAGcctgggttttggggggcggCTGCCATGCTGGTTTTAAATGGCGGGTGAGCGGGCTGACACCGGGGCGTGCCAGGCATGTGGTGTGGACACCACGGGGGGGTGCGTTCGGTAAGGTCCCTAGCGACTCAGCGCGCCCCTTCCTGAACAccagggggggtggggagggggcatctcggggaaaaagaaaaaataaaatgtCATCGGTACCTAGCCCAAAGGGTACCGTATTTCACGCCTATGTTGGTAGCTGCGGTAAGGTACATCCACCCCCATTTCACagccctcccccttccagtTCTCTCCACCCACCCGTCCATATGTGCTTGTTCTCTGCCGCACCCGAGTGGAAATGTACCCTTTCCATGCAGCCCTCTCTGCACCCGCCCTCTGCTGCCCGTTCATGGTGGAATTTTCACCGGTGTGCAACTGTTGAGGCGGCGGTACTTTATTGGAAATGTATTACGGTGCTGGTCCCCAGGTGGAAAGGGGTctgctgtgggggaggggggggggcacTGTATGGGGCGGGTGGAGTTGTGTTCGGAGAGGACACGGCAAACAGGAAGGCACCAACAGGAGCCGAGCGTGGGGTGTTGTGAGATAGCGATCACCTCAGCTTCACACCCAAAGGCACAAGACGCCAACTCTCTCGGCAGAGGCTGATTATAGAGCGGTACGGAGTATGATGCTATCGCATGTCCACCGGTGTCTCATGCGAGGTGAACCAAGACTTATGTTATATTACCgtcttgttgatgttttgcaACTCATAAAGTAGGACTGTCCTATCCTCCGCCTTCTCGCACAAGTGCCAGCGCATAACTCCGAGTTGCTCTCGATTTTTCATTGCACACAATTCATATGAAGTTGCCAGCACTCAGGCATTCCCTCCCGTCcgccatcccaccatcacccgaGAACCAAGGCGAAGGCCGCCGCCGTGTGTGTTATTTCTTTCATGTGCGAGGGTGAAGGTCATGCAGCGGCCTCTCCAGAGGGTGCAGCTATACCTTTTGTCAAGACAAGACTCCTTTCCCTTCTGCCTCCTGTGTAAGCAAAGGAGCACGATGTGGGTGAGGCCGATTTCACAGGACAGGGGGGCGGTGTGCGTGGTGGCTGAGTAGCGGTATGCGCAAGACGATTGGGCTCCGGTACGTTCCCCCGCTTGTTATTTTCTCAACTTTTTGTCTTGATTTGAAGAGCTCAAAGTTTGTTGTAACACCAAGAACTGAGATCTCCAACTTGAACGGCGAGAGCCGAGACCAATAAGGCTTCCCGTCACTTGAGTGTCGTCGAATCCGGGGGAGATGCACTAGACATGATCATGATGTAAGTTGCACATCTGGGGAAAAGGTACATGGATCATCATTATAACCGTGATTGTTACCCACGCATCCGCGAGTAACCAGTCCCCAGCCTCTATAATGAAAATCCCCCAAGACCGTGGTAACTCACTCTTACCTTGGCCCTGAGCATATCCTCGGCCGTACCCACAATGTTTGATCATGTTGCAGCATTCATCTCTGCTGAGTCGACGTTTTGAGCGCCGAAGGCCAAGAAAAGAAGCTTGGGGGAGCCGCCCGGCCGAGGGAGTTAGGAGGAGTTACGACAGGCGAAAGCAGCAACCTCATCACGATGATGATAGCGTGCTTGAAAGGCCTCATCATGTTTCCACTACTTCCTTGTTTTCTTCGTTGCGATGGATGATTATCACGGTTGCGGAAAAGGTCTCGACTGACCTCATTACTTGCTTTTCAGTCCCACACCAGTTCCCCAGGAGCAACGTGAGACGTGTATCCAGCAATCTTGGGGGTGGCGCGAGCAGAGATAAGCATCGACGACACAAAGTGTGGAGGTTCGGGCAGAATGTGGGGAGAGATTCGATGGGACATGGACGAGGCCTCGTCCAACCCTCGGCTGACGAATTTGATCGCTTGCTCCTCGGCCCTACCCATTATTATTGCTATTCGCCAACAAAAAGCTTCAATCAAATAACAAACGAAAAGGAGAACCTCGTATCGCCGCGCAAACACTGCGAAAATAACGCCGCTCATTTGCGGCACTTGCAACGACTGGAGAAGCCATGCTCGACGCCGCCCTCTTGAAAGAGGTATTGGGGAGCCTCCTTCCCTTCTGTCAGGGGCCCTCTCACGTCACTCCCAAAATCCGGGGTACCTACCGGAACACCTTGGGGACCTGGGGATGCGATAAGCCCCAATCGGGCCCAAGGCGCCACATTCCTTCCACTCTGAGGTGCGACCGGCTCGGAGACCGAAGAAGCCGATCACCCATTCAAAGGTCAATTGC from Podospora pseudoanserina strain CBS 124.78 chromosome 1, whole genome shotgun sequence includes:
- the CRE1 gene encoding carbon catabolite repressor protein (EggNog:ENOG503NX08; COG:K), with product MQRTQSAVDFSSLLNPETTTERDQLSPQRQTQTQTQTQTPAVDVEMSVGLLRPNGPLPTGAQSADSTNELPRPYKCTMCDKAFHRLEHQTRHIRTHTGEKPHACHHPGCSKRFSRSDELTRHSRIHNNPNSRRGNKGHQHAGLVHRLQPDVMPPPQPKTIRSAPPTAISSPNVSPPHYHSYNFSPQPTLSPYHRNALGSQSGPDIQMLARAVGQVERDKMAPYGSRHAHFYGNGIATSRNPLMAGPSLHAYHISRPTHSHDDDDHYHNYRHAKRSRPNSPNSTAPSSPTFSHNSLSPTPDHTPLATPAHSPRLRPFGTELAPFRNLSLHSQVPALAPLEPQPEGQQFSQPIAQAPSRSGISLTDVINRPDGARKLPLPRMSVSDMLTPSDGYSLSGRNSTANSVAGDFL